GGTTCCTCTACATGTCTCCCGGCAAGCGCATCCAGCCGGTTGACATCACCGAGAACATGCGCATTCACCTGCGCCGGATGATGGGGGCCATCCGCCGGATGGTCGCCGAGGAAAGGGTGCCCGCCCGTACGCGGTCCGGCGCCCGTTGCCGCGACTGCGAGTACCGCCGCTTTTGCGGCGATGTGCTGTGATGGGCCACCCCCACACGGGCGAGCTGATCCCGGGGAGTCCTGGATGATGCAGAAGTGGGGCGTGGCCAACGGATGAGTGGGGCGCGCCGGACGGCGGTGCTCCGATGGGGGAGAGAGCGACATGTACTTCCTTACCGAAGAGGAGCGCAAGCGCCTGCTCAAGGGTCTCATCCCCAAGTCACGGCAGAACGAGGTGAACGAGGATCTGCGGGGCTGGAACTGGCACCGGCCGCCCCTCGAACCCCTCTATGACGTCAAGCTGGCTCTCTATGAGGTGGCCTCCCGGTACTGCCCCACCGGCCGCGACCTCTTCCTGCGCCGGGTGCACAAGGTGAAGCCCCCTCCCAACAAGGCCATGGTCCTGGGCTCCGTCTTCCACGACACCCTGGTCACCATCATGGTCCGGGCCAAGAAACTGATCTACGAGAAGGGGGTGGCCGGTTACCAGGAAATCGTGCAGGCCCTGAGGGAGCCCGATCTCGCGCCCCTGGAGCGGCACCGGGCATCACTGGGAGACGAGGGGTTCGAGGAGGCCATGCGCCGGTGCCGCATCATCTGGGAGTTCGAGGCGGCCCGCATCATCGCCCGCGTCCAGGAGTACCTGGCCAAGCAGCCCCACATCGGTGAGGACTCGCTGGTCTCCCTGGCCATCCCGGTGGTGGTGGAACAGAAACTGGACGGCTCCTTCCTGGGCCTCAGCGCCAACCTGAGCGCGGATGCCTTCACCTTCTCCGAACCCATGGTGCTGGACCTCAAGTTCGGAGAGCGTCGGCCGTTTCACCGGCTCACCACCGCGGGTTACGCCCTCGTGATGGAGGCTCTGCACGAGTATCCCATCAACGTGGGGTGCCTCATTTATGCCGAGTTCCGCGAAGACCGCCTGGTGATCAGCAAGGACTTCCACCTCATCGACGACGAGGTAAGGCAGTGGTTTATCGAGGAGCGGGACGAAAAGATGCGCATGATCGCCGAGGAGATCGACCCCGGCCGCGCCGACGATTGCCGTCCCGCCTGCCCGTACCATGCGACATGCTGGCCCTCGGACGGCCGCAGTCCTGGCCCTCGCCCCCGACGCCCCGGCCCGTGAGCGGTGCCGCACCCCGGGGTGGTGCCAGCACCCCGGAGCGATTCCTGCGCCCCATCAATTACCTGGACAGGCAACCGGCGGAACGTGTATGATTCCTACGGTCAGTGGATGCAGCGATTCCCGTACTAGCCTGCGCTCCCGCAGCGGCAATCCCTCCGCCAGGTCAACTGATCCTTGACAAGTGACTCCTTGTGGTGGCGGACCGGGCCAAACGCGGCGCACAGCATTCCACCCACCATGCCCGGTCCGCTACCCCCGACCTTACGCAGCGGGCTGATTGCAAGGGACGAGGAAACCGCGCCATACCATGGACTGCTGGTACCGGTCATGCCCCGGGGCCCTGGCGGTGGCCATGTAAGACGCTGCATGGATATGCGCCGCCCGAAGATGTGCCACGCCGGTCCCCTGCATGAGACTGGGTTGCCCCGAGCTATCGTACGTCGTCGCGTGTGACTCCTTGCGCTGCAGGCAATTATGCCGCTGCCGCCGTTTCGAAGATGACCGGGGTTTTGACGCAATCAGTCGCACTTCGGGCCAGACCCCCGTGCCTGTGTGCTGCGTATGGCACCGACCCCTTGCAGGAAAAGGCCCTGCCCGTGCCGACTACATCTCCACCAACGCCAACCCGGACGTAGACGGGACTGAAAGAACTCGATGGCGCTGATGTTGCCCTCGATCCGGTTGACCACCAACGCCAACCCGGACGTAGACGGGACTGAAAGGTCCAGGATCGCCGGCACCATAACCCCGCCGGTCGCCCACCAACGCCAACCCGGACGTAGACGGGACTGAAAGCGATGCGCTGCGGCAGCGCGTCTTTAAGCTCGTCCACCACCAACGCCAACCCGGACGTAGACGGGACTGAAAGTTTGCCTCCCGCTACTGAAAAAGGCGGCTAAGATAGCCACCAACGCCAACCCGGACGTAGACGGGACTGAAAGCGGCACAGCTGCGGAAGCAGGCCGCTAAGTACGCGGACCACCAACGCCAACCCGGACGTAGACGGGACTGAAAGACCAGGACTCGCTACTGAGTGGCCCGTAAAGTAGCACCACCAACGCCAACCCGGACGTAGACGGGACTGAAAGCGCCAGTACCACCCATTGAGGGGGCACCGCCTCCTGCCACCAACGCCAACCCGGACGTAGACGGGACTGAAAGTGGGGTGGCTCGGGAATGCGGCCGAACCGCTCGCACCACCAACGCCAACCCGGACGTAGACGGGACTGAAAGTCCACGCCGACGCCAGCTCCAACCCGGCGACCCGGGGACCACCAACGCCAACCCGGACGTAGACGGGACTGAAAGACATATGACACGATCCCCTGGGTCACCGTCCCAGCAACCACCAACGCCAACCCGGACGTAGACGGGACTGAAAGCACCACCATGGTGATCGCGAGTAGGACGACCCCGACCCACCAACGCCAACCCGGACGTAGACGGGACTGAAAGTCCGCGTGCTCACTGGATCTGCGGCGGAAGCGGAT
This is a stretch of genomic DNA from Bacillota bacterium. It encodes these proteins:
- the cas4a gene encoding type I-A CRISPR-associated protein Cas4/Csa1; amino-acid sequence: MYFLTEEERKRLLKGLIPKSRQNEVNEDLRGWNWHRPPLEPLYDVKLALYEVASRYCPTGRDLFLRRVHKVKPPPNKAMVLGSVFHDTLVTIMVRAKKLIYEKGVAGYQEIVQALREPDLAPLERHRASLGDEGFEEAMRRCRIIWEFEAARIIARVQEYLAKQPHIGEDSLVSLAIPVVVEQKLDGSFLGLSANLSADAFTFSEPMVLDLKFGERRPFHRLTTAGYALVMEALHEYPINVGCLIYAEFREDRLVISKDFHLIDDEVRQWFIEERDEKMRMIAEEIDPGRADDCRPACPYHATCWPSDGRSPGPRPRRPGP